Genomic segment of Porites lutea chromosome 13, jaPorLute2.1, whole genome shotgun sequence:
GTTCTTTTCGTGGAACGATTTCAATGTCATCGTAGCCCAGGACTCTAAGgccgcgatccattcaaccaaaatttccgaaaaatttcggtccaaaactcaatggatcggttcggtccaaccggaaaagtttggaaaaaacgggtccatcttttgaggtggaccacttttcccggtcggaccgggtggaattttggttgaatggatcgcgccctaaGAGATCTTTCACTGTAGCGTTGCTACTAAAAAGTCGTTGCAGCGGAGTGTTTTGAAAAATTGGAATTGGACTGAACCCTATGTATATAGGGTTCAACAGTTTTTCAGGGTTGTATATCTTAAGGGGACGTTTCGGGGGCTGCTTAGTGAACCACTCATACTCATCAAGCTTCTTATAGCACTCCCCAGGGTAATCTTCAAATAGAGGGAAATATGCCCTCATGGCTGTAAATCTATCGATAGCTACAATCAGGCTGAGCGGCAAGTAGTCACGACCCTCGTGCAGCTGTAAAAGCTTTGCATAGACCAAGCACTGATGCAAATGCTTCCCACATAAATCCGTTTTTTTCTGCCAATAATCTAACAAATTGTCGACTACTTTAAAATCCACGATGACATACTTGTCTAGATTCCTACTGTATGCAATGGCATCAGCTTCTCCTTGCCAAAGATACAACTTGGGATGTTTCTTCTGATCTTTAGCAACTTCTCTCATGAACCCATACAGTGGAAACTTGCTATCAAGGAAGGTTAGGTCGTGTTGTCGTTCGACGCATGAAATAAGACGACGTGCAacttcttcattttttaaagtAGGGGAGTTAGGGATAACAGGAAACCGATTCCGTTTGATCCAGTTACTCAAAAGCGCATCCCATTCATTTCCTGGTCTCTCGAATGGTTTTTCAGAAAATTTGGTTCcctcttgttcttcttcttctttttttggtcGTCCAAATTCGAGGAACTTTTGCTTGATAGTTGCTTTGATCTTAAGAGGAGACAAGCATAATTATCAGAATAGAAAACTGTCTACCTTCTAGGACGACCAGGACATAAACTCACCCGACCATAGTACTGAATATTCTTCAAATCCTTTACCGACGATGGGTTTGACAAACCGTCCACAGAGATACCACGCTTCTCTAGCGTATGGCCATGTTGTCTGGCAATACCCTTTTCTTCGATATTTTGTCTAAGGCCATCAAGATCACGTTTCTTGTGGTACGGTGTGCAATCTGCTTCTGTCTTCACGTACCGCGGCACGGATGACGCGCGAAACGACACGGCCGGGTAGCAGTAAATGATTGGCGCGCCATACGACACGTTCTGGccgttcgccattttgaaagcgAAAGagttcctttttgtctagtaaTTTGCCTATATTAGTTGGAGCATGGTCACTTGTCAAATTTAATGCATGACGTCACGCAAACGTCatcatttattttgctttatcaCGTTTCTTGTCGAGTGTGCAATCTGGTTCTGTCTGCACGTACCGAGGCACGGGTGGCTCGCGATACGACATGACCTAGTAGTACATCATTGGCGCGCCATACGACACGTTCTCTGGccgttcgccattttgaaagcgAAAGAGTTCCTTTTTGCCGAGAAATTTGCCTACATTAGTTGGAGCAAGGTCACTTGTCAAATTTAATGCATGACGTACACAAACTCGATCACCTGTAGAACGCCATGTCACGCAAACGTCATCATTTATTTTGCTTCAGATATGAAAGTTCCGTACGGGGTTCCGGGCGAGCTATTACACTACACTGCCGCTTAAAAGACCCCTCCCACATATAAGCCTCCTAGTTATAGGCCCATAAAGGGGGGAAaatttcatatatcccatgatgcTCCGCGGCTACTTGTGGTGGAAAGAGCGTTCGAAGGTTTCCTGGGTGATTTTCAACGACCTCATTTTCAAGATGCAGCTAATCCAAGGTAAGTTTCAATGTGCTCTGCCAATCTTTGCTGTCTGATTGATAATGTGAAATGTTTCCATGCTCATTTCACGCATTTTTGCTCTCGTTTACGACCCTGTTAAgccatattaaattctgcaagcagaatactgcaagtGAATATTTATTCAGATGACTTTCAATAgtcagtttcgaattaaaaattaccgctgaatatatacattaacgacacattcatacaggttTAGCCTCGACTTACAGTAAAATGTTCTgaaattccggcaagtaagttttgagaaaatagcctgtgaacaggcctttggtcgagcggggaactggggagagggaaaagccttaggtaaggtaaggtaaggtaaggtaacgtAACGCCTATATTTTGAGAGGGCAGACACGTGACAGTtatgataaaactgataaacttgtggccctctataaatcataaaaacaaaattaatattaaattaattttacacTATCACAGGAGCccatgatgggctcctgactatcactataaaaagataaaaattaacattAGTAGACGCAAAAATGGTATGTAGAAaactatcaagagtcttctttagaaattttaacttttaaaaaactatTCACTATCTAAAACAAGTTATTTTAGAGACTTAATATTTAAAAGATAtgcaaaactatttaaaaagctatttaaaagatattcaaaattacCTGTCTCTTTTTGCTTAGCGATCAAATTCGtatacaatttctttttaaaagatttcttatttttcaCCTTCTTTACGTCCATGGACAGTTCGTTGCAATTTCTAATAGTTCCTACGGTAAAGGTCCGGTCTCCTTCtgtgtttttcttaaaaacaggacaatgaaaatttaaatttgcaaataatttaataataatttaataatttatttcttattagacgcaaattaacatctgaatatgatcaaatgcgccttacaaCTATAACTACCTGTAATAACTACAATAAAGTATACTTAAGAATACCTAAAATTTATAATCTAAAATTTATCAATCTAGCTAACTATAACAGAACCGTGTGCCGTGATCCCAGTACAGTATCTCTCTTTATTTCTCCTGACGCCTAGTCTACAAGTAACGCCCGCTAACGTCCGACCCGTGCCAATGTAAAAACTTGCCTTCTTATCAACTCCTTATCTCCGGAAGCAGTTGTAAGGCAAACCCAAACTCGTTTCCAGGACCTCTCACTCCCCTGGGATGGGAGATGAAAGACCATGGGAACGAGGTTTAGGCTAATCAAGGCAAATTGATCAAGTAATTAGGGGCCTTTTAAGTGTTATAAAAACATAGATGAAAAAATGAAGAGTCAGTATGTCATAAAGAATAACCTGCGTACCATctctttttcctcttttaatATGAATTTAGCTTGACTCTATTATTGACTTTGCAAGCCTATTTCGTTTTGTGTGAAATGTGACATTTTTGTGTGAGTCAGggattttcatgacatataataataataacgcgaatatttatacaggataacctatcagttcgaataaaaagaactgttatcaaaagggtccTGTTATTATCTCATaaatagttaaaaaaataaagaagaaaatcgaaaaaggaaaataaaatgaaataacacTAAGAAATTCTATGAatttggggagcaagggtggcgcagtggtgagagcactcgcctcccaccaatgtggcccgggttcaaatcccggcgtcgacggcatatgtgggttgagtttgtcgttggttctctcccttgctccgagaggtttttctccgggtactccggttttcccctctcctcaaaaaccaacatttccaaattccaattcgaccaggaatcaggtaaacgaagaaccactatgtcAATGTGCTGcctgcaaatcgttatttattttatttatttatttatttttatttatgaattaaatatataaaatattcTATGAACTCTGAATAGTGCAGTCTACTCTCACCCTGGTCCCAAAGTCGTCTCGTTTTCCAGGGAATTTCAAAGATATGAAAGTTCTTatgatcaatcaatcaatcaatcaatcatttattttaacacgttacgtcaaagagctaaaaaactcgttcaaaatacgaacgtgtgATTATATCTAAGTTGTGATTTTCAGCTTTTATAGATAGTGAACAGGTTCGTATCATTTGCGTCCCAGTACCGTCCCTTAATCAATTATGTGCTCAGAATTTAGAAACGATAGAAACGAAAGTTCAGCTCCTTAGAACTTTCGAGATCTTCCTGTTTACAAAGACTGACCCAAGATGTGAAAATGTTTACGATCGACTGACTGGGATTTAACTACTGAAAAGATAATTGGTATATAACTGAGCAGCATTTTATCCAACTCACTCCTATTTCAAGTGAACCGTAAACCAAACAGCCATAAAAACTGTGAAAATATTCTCGATGCGGACGTCTAAGAGTTGTTTTTTAAGGATGTAATTAAAAGTCATAGAGTAGTCTCAGAGTAAGTCATTGATGTTCTTTTCGTGGAACGATTTCAATGTCATCGTAGCCCAGGAGGTCTAAGAGATCTTTCACTGTAGCGTTGCTACTAAAAAGTTGTTGCAGCGGAGTGTTTGGAAAAATTGGAAAGATATGGTTCAAAAGTTTTTCAGGGTTGTATATCTTAAGGGGACGTTTCGGGGGCTGCTCTTTGAACCATTCATACTCATCAAGCTTCTTATAGCACTCCTCAGGGTAATCTTCAAACAGAGGGAAATATCCTTTCATACCTGTGACTTTATCGATAGCTACAATCAGGCTGCGAGGCAAATAACGACGACCCATGTGCAGCTGAAAAAGCTTTGCATAGACCAAGCACTGATGTAAATGCTTCCCACATAAATCAGTTTTTTTCTGCCAATAATCTAACAAATTGTCGACTACTTTAAAATCCACGATAACATAGTCGCTTAATTTCCAACTGTATGCAATGGCATCAGCTTCTCCCTGCCAAAGATACAGTTTAGGACGTTTCTTCTGATCTTTAGCAACCTCCCTCATGAACCCAAACAGTGGAAACTTGCTATCAAGAAAGCGTAGGCTGTGTAATTTTTCGACCCATGAAATAAGagagggtctggaagggtattttcgggattcgggatttgaccaaaatacggtGCGGGAATCgggaaaatgataaatatattgacgggatccgggatttgactgTTCCCCGGGAAGCGGGACTCGCCAAAAATTGGgtacgggatgcgggatttatGTTTGCATGTCTGTCGGGAATGCCGGAAACCGTCACGACCCACCGGTTCTAGCGGCCAAAGCGAATCAACCAGGCGAGCGCTAAGTGATGTCTCCTTTCAAACCAAACACCCTATGGAGTGTCTGGTTAATAGGTCTTACTGGTTAACTGTCAGAGAGTATTTTGTTTCAATCAGATGCCAGAAAAGTGCACGTGGTGTCATAACATACCAGTTATTGACTCGATATATTGCTTAATTAAGCTCTTCAGTCTCTTCGGCAGCCTCACTTTTATTATAATCTTGAGGGGATTTTTTGAACAGCTTAAACGCTAGATTGGCCTAGATATGACAAATAGTGATGCCAGCTCTTCTACGACTTGTACAGTGAGAGTTTTGGTCTCATTTTATCTCGCGGCCACCGACGATAGTTCTAGCGCCAGAACCTCGCcgattcataaagaaaaattcaatgTTCCGGTAAGCGGCGATGAACACAAAGACCTCTTCTACTTCGTGAGGCATCTAAAAACCTTCACTGGGTTAGCAGAAATTGCCAAGAGTAACGGAAAGGCAAAGCAAAGCCGTCAGACAGCTCTCGGTTCGTCAGAACAACACCAAACATGCAGCAGGGACTCTTCCTCTAAACATGTATAGGAAAGAGCTACCTGTTTGCGACCGAGTCACCGAATAACTCAGCTGATAATGTTGGTGACCAGCTGTCAGAGTATGATTCTGACTCCAGCAACGAAGAAGACGCGGTCGAGGCTGTTCCTGTAAACTTCCTATCAAAGACAGTGCGCACGCGTACAGGACGACAGATCACGCTTTCATATCATACTCTTTCTTCATACTGAGGTACAAAAAGCTATTTCTTTTTGCAGAAGCCTTTAAAAACAtgcgtaaattcaaaatatcaatcaaAAGGATCAACCTACATCTTACATTTATTAGCTTTTGTAGAAATTAgactttttaatgtatttttctggGAAAGAAAAGCGAGATTCGGGAAACTGATGAAAAACgtgcgggatgcgggattctcGCGAAAAAGGGGCGGGAATGCGGGATCAGGACCCCCCCTTCCAGACCCTCATAACAGAATCAGCTACTGCAACTTTCTCCTCgttaccggggcccagccgaaggctggcaccggtcttaaaatgctgtctgtttctgtctttttttcaacgttacattgttagggatatatcgctgactgagatatatcgctggctcactgaaatcttatccgccattttgaaaagcacgattcatggaggacagtcaagagaaaggTTATAGCTTTTTCgctccccaacctttacgatgcatTAGTTTATGAGCGAAGGTTTAAGAGTGAATACTTGgggagacaaatttacgagcgatcacttaagagttaaTCACCTATCAAAGCTATCTACCtggagtgaaccttccatcgtgaaatttatcgagaatcaaagcgaacacttatcaaagctaactttatatcatcttaaaaaaacgTGCTACGAGGCGATGtagacgtgctcgtgaaccgagcagaattccactgctatttcttagaggtctcaacaagaagattagcatgttgaagaaatttgtcttcaataagatttcaacgattgacacaccgaagtcttcaaagctccatcgctatgttaataaggtgagaaaactttatcatgcacgctataaatgtaataacaaatgcgatccaaagatagttaacttaaataaaatggctatacccaagaaagctcatttgttgtctttctttagcagacattatCAGAGGATAAtgaatgtaaagcacgtcgatatttatcattgttttcttgcaattgtgtaagtcatatgaccaattatttgatttcaaactaagtaaagatgttgagaagaatgccaggacccactcaatacaacactgatcatcatgaagtaataattagaccttttatgcaaaatcagagctcaacaatgcagttgatctctcctatttcctgtgagaatttgatgcagtcaagattaggtgaacttggtttacaatcaatagatgttgacagtgcaggtgattgtttctttagatctgtatcgcatcaattatatggcaatagcaaccatcatatgcatatacgtactgcaggggttcaatttatgagagacaacccAGAGAGCTTTATTGgaagcaataccgaaaattcatggcctaagatatctgaataatatgtgtattcaaggtacatgggctgatgcacttatcattcaagcagttaatgcagatgcattaaatgttactatacaaatagtagaatctagTCAAGGCCagtttgcaccacttactactgtttacccagttcaggaaagaaatacttcctctacaattactataggtcatattgatgaatgccactatgtatcaaccactgccttacaatcaaatgcctccatttcaatgtgcagtgaattaacaaattatactcagtcatcaataaataagcattttattatgtccatatatgcagtttgtttctctgtcatcaaatcatgcactttctgggattcttcaacactacagactctccatgaacatgcatgtttgttctatgagaagtgtaatgcagaccgtgtaggcaaaattgtgataattctgtaacaaacttctttgcaaactttgtcattaccattcaacccaaaactgtcagtgatttttgctctttcactcaaacttaaaaacaaataaaaaccttatacagatcacacttattgacatcacagtgtaaaaacagtactataacacagaccgttataacaacatcctcctttctcatgcattttgttgcttttcttctgcatgagttaattcagactaagtattagcctgttccaagcgttcagatagtggagagcggtgcgaagtaaagaaagcgatgaaaagcagagggggactggggagagagctgctctctcacctctccccctccctcggttttattttttcgcactcctttttacttcgcaacgctccccactatctgaacgcctggaacaggctaactaagtattagcctccacagaggaggggggaggggtgcgagaggtaaactatgcaatcccgtctcccactgggccccggtaagttccacgtagtggttctagtttaAAGTTAGACTAGGGCTAATCCGGTTAACAGGAGACCGATTCCGTTTGAGCCAGTTACTCAAAAGCGCATCCCATTCGTGTCCTGGTCCCTCGTATATCGTAACAGAAAATTCGGTTATTTGTGCGTTTATTGCTTCATAGTCGAGGAACTTTTGCTTGATACTTGCGTTGATCTTAAGAGGAGGCAAGAATTAACGCGAACTATCAATGACATCCGCAAATAATACACAACTGTCTACTGTCTAAGATGACCAAGACATAAACTCACCCGAGGATAGTACTGAATATTCTTCAAATCCTTCACCGATGATGGGTTTAAGAAATTGTCCACAGAGATACCACGCTTCTCTAGCGTATCGCCATGTTGTCTGGCAATACCCTTATCTTCGATATTTCGTCTAAGATTTTTAAGTTCACCTTCCGCGTTCTGTGTCATAGTTGGTTCAATCTGCTGTTTTGAAATCGAATGAGTTCCTTTTTGCCGAGCAATTTGCCTATAATAGTTGGCCAAGGTCACCGGTCAATACATTTAATGCATGACGTACACAAACTCGATCACTGCATGTAGAACGCCATGTCACGCAAACGTCATCAGTCTTTTTACTTCAGTTATGAAAGTCCTTTTTCGGGTGGGCcaataccgtaaactgccgcttaaaAAACGACTCCCACTTATAAGCCTCCCAGTTATAGgtctatctatctataaaaaaaaatcatccgATTATAAGTACCCCAGGATAAAGGTTTCCATATAGCTTGTATTGAAAGTGAATTCGATTAATTATgctttttctattccggttATAAGCCCTTTGGGATGTAAGCCCCAGTAAAAACTTCTAACGAAGCCCAGGGCTTAGAAGCGGAAGTTAAGGGTGTATAGTATCtctatttttttctcctgaTGCCTAGTTTACaagtttaacccattcgcccctgaaccgcccttAACCGCCCGTggggatccaggtcctttctacccattgtgacgtcatcagttttaacggtcaggacatttttcttcgctaacttgtgcagagtgaagagatctttcaaaccataccagaatgagcacaattcagtcaaggacaccagagaaacaagcaaaaaaccacgtgacattgacctgaaaatctccatgaaaatcttgttccattacccacctacctttcctttcacctaatcctaagatcctaaacgctttcctaaaaactcttcccaccaaaatgaagcccactaaatgcccagcaagagaaaaaaaaatgaggcaagaaaagcgaaaaaagaagggaggagagaaagcgaaaagtaaaagtcaagactgctgtgtcacttttaaacccaaaaactctctctaaattttgctttctgcgcatgtccgaacttcgcaagctgatattttgcatctggatcacaaggccgcgaagtgttcgacctgtaaaccagtttgtggtaagttttagctctttatagcacgacagtgaccagaaaaccactcgactagcttcaaaaagcgtttttcggcaaaatctccaggagcgaatgggttaacgcACGGTAACGTCCGACCCGTCCAAATGGAAAAAACTTGCCTTCTGATCGACCTTGTCGCTCCGGAAGCAGTTGCAAGGCAAACCCAAGCTCGTTGCCAGAGCCTCTCTTCTTCCCTTCCTCCCCCTGGGGTTTGCCCCTGGGGCTGGGGAGATGAAAGACCCTTGGAACGAGGTGTAAGCAAATCAAGGCAGGGGACCTTTGGctgcaaattttaattgttataAGAACCCAGGTGTAAAACGGAAGCGTCAGTATGTCAAGAAACTACATACGATccgtttttccttcttttcatcAATTTACCTTGACTACAAGCCCATTCCGCTGGTGCGAAATATGACATTTTGGACATGAGTCAGGGATTTTTGTGTCATATTCTATGAACTCTGAATAATGCAGTCTACAGGGGCCCAAAGACAAGTCTACTCTCAACCTGGTCCCAGAGAGGGTCGTCTCGTTTTCCAGGGAATGttcaagatattttaaaatttcttatgatcatATCCAAGTGGTGATTTTTGACCTTTATAAACAGTGAACAGGTTTGTGTAGAGGCTGCATATATTCACAGATTTACTGTGACAAAGAACCCGCTGCAACACCGATAGACTTTCTGTAAGTATTGAAGACTGCAATGTACTGAAGAATGGTATCTGAAGGACAAAACATCTCTGTCGTTTTGTTGTTACACTTGGGAGGGGACGGAAGAACGAAGGATTCGTCCATGAAGCTGATTAAAAATTCACTTATCAGGCTCCAGCACTGTACGATGTCATCACACGGTTGATATTCCAGCTACaacaggttaaaaaaaaagtttgtacTAACAGACAATGAGTGAATGGGGGAAGGGAGTGCCTTGAGGAGAAgagggagggaggagagggtgGGAGTTTTTGAGATTCACGGAAACAATTCCAATTCTCATTAAAAACAGTTTCCATTTACAGTCAACTTTCAGAACGGACACCCCTTAAATGCGGACAGCTGCAGCTAGTGTCTCTATAACGTTTTACTGAGGAGCACAATAGTCAGAGAATCTGCAAGCATTTTCAGACTTCTTGACAATGTAATGTCTACTAAATATGGAGTCACATACCTCAACGACAAGTCCTTTAAAACTTGGTCCTGCAGAGACTTGGCCAAATTTAAGAACAAAATCTCCATACTCATATCGCTGACCTTTGGCCTAAAAATGGAATCAAAAGAGATGCCCACTTAAGCACCCACTTATGCTTCCAGTAGGAGCAAAGGTTGGATTTTTCTaaggggggaaggggaggggggtcacATGATGCAACACTCAAGGTGCTTATCAAATTCTCACGTTGACCCAGACATACCTACATAACCACTATTTAAATTCGAATTTTAGTGTAGCTACACTATTAGCTAATATCTTtgaggagaaaaaaattaaaatctctaaaactggaaaaaatatacacacaaacaaaaaagaaaaaaattagtaaaaaaaaaaccatatttttcaacaaagtgaGCTATCAAATGAtgatttttgcaaaaaaatagaTGGATGCAAGGGGGCTGAGACATCCTCATTCAACAAGGGTGAATTTTAGGATTTTAGCGTGTACTTTGGTTTATCAATTTTCTAATGTTCTTTCTGAAAAGAGAAAGAGGGATACATCTCCCAAAGAGGGTTCAAAAGCACCCTAGGAAGCCCTCTAACTACACCCAGTCATGGTCAAGGGTGTTAGATAATACATATTGTGCAGTGAGTGTGGGCCTTAATCTTGTCTGGGTGTCAGCATGGAAATACAAAAAGTGATGATTGCCTAGTCACCTTGCCCTCACACTTGGCAATCACATCTGTTGTTTAGGTATAGTAGCTGCAGCCACTCCGACAAAACTGCCCAATAAGACTTCAAGTAAGCAGCCCAGAttacttttattgaaaatatgGAAATACACTTGGTCATGATGAAACCATTTAAACAGTCAGCTATCCCTTAAGGGACACTTTTCTAAAACCGAAAGTTCAAATTCATGATGGTACATGGTTGGTCACACCTTTTTGCTGACTAATTGAGCTACTAGGCAGACACCCATGGAAACTAAACACCCAGTATAAGTCCTAACAGTGTTGAGGGTCTTGAAGAGAGTTGAATTAAGATTAGCAGCTCtgttaggctcgatttccaccTTCTCCCCTGTctggtctttgatcctccccgaagagagCTCCTTCGAGGGGATGAGTGCGGACTCATTTTCCTGAACAGGGGCTGGTAATTAAGCCTACAGTTCGGTGTATCAGAAATCCTCCACTAAGCCCCTTggagggcttatttatttcaaacctatcgggggggggggggggggggcttaatagagacgggagGGGGGTATTTGAGAGGAGGGGCTTATTTCATTTAGAAAGgacaatggtatcagttctccataaagaactagaatacaaagcgGAAAAAGTCAAGTACAATAAGGTTCAACGTCATGGAGccaaggatcagaatcaaatctaAACTTCCAGTTGGCAAATAAACCATTCCGGATCAGACCATACAATTTAAGTTTTACAGTCGTAATTGATTAATTAAGTCTATCGTTTATTAGTGAAGAAAAAttaggggaagggaggggggcttattaactttcttcccctaaaaaaggggggggcttatttgagggAGGGGGCCTGTTTGAGAGGGgggaggcttaatagaggatttccTGTATTTCTATAAAGGTGGTTTGTTAGATCAAGTTACCTCAATCTTGGCAGTTTTTCTGGGTGTATAGAATGTCTTTAACTTGGTCATAAGTGAGTCAAAGCCCGAATCAGCTACAAGGCAGGTTCCTGTTTCCAATACAGCAAATGACGAATAAGGAAACTCAGTGCTGTGCAACAGATGAATCAGCTTACTTGCTGTGCCTGACAGAATAGTGTTTCAAAGAAATTATTTCCTCGGTAAATTCAAGCACACTCCTgtacaaaaatgttttaaagatgTTTTTCTTAATTAGCAGGCAACAGAGAAAATCAGAATCTTCTTAATATGGGGATGTCCACATTACATGCAGAAATTGTATGAAGTTACCAGTAGGTATCTTTGTAATAGTGAAGTAACTGTATTATGGACTTGTTTTGGTGTTAAAGAGGAATCAAACTTTTCTGATTAGTTGaagtgcaaaacaacaaaaaaccaaAAGTGATAagatcaaacaaacaaaaaaaatattgctgcCTTGAAGCTGACGTCATAGCAGCCAATTTGTCTGACAAGAATAACACCTTTCAGCCCTCCACTGAAAACTTAACTCTTTTTCACGCAAATGCTGTGAataaatattgtatttttttgttgggCAACCTGGCTGCAGCTGCCTTGTCACATGATTAGCCCAATTTCGCCGGCTGGGTGCTAACAGACATCATGTTGTAATCCAATCACTTTTCTCACTCCGTCGTTCAAGTTGCCTTTTTTCCCCTCCCTCCAACCCTGAGGGCTTCTCTCGATTCCTCAGTGCCTTGGTTCGTTTATCCataggcggcccaaactcacgttatgAGGGAAGGGTGcaatgtaatttacataccatAGGTGATGCGctggtgtcgcgttacaggcgaccattgaaaatataagagactttgtatgagaaatatattactgagatctgcaaatgctaaataacgctaaaccttactttttcttaaatgaaatgaataaaaaaga
This window contains:
- the LOC140923098 gene encoding mediator of RNA polymerase II transcription subunit 20-like, producing the protein MGVTCVIPVELPEGKSGQQAFAIEKLQKRAELMGATKTGTWCVNCETYQAITTFSTASKLIHLLHSTEFPYSSFAVLETGTCLVADSGFDSLMTKLKTFYTPRKTAKIEAKGQRYEYGDFVLKFGQVSAGPSFKGLVVELEYQPCDDIVQCWSLISEFLISFMDESFVLPSPPKCNNKTTEMFCPSDTILQYIAVFNTYRKSIGVAAGSLSQ